In Oryza brachyantha chromosome 2, ObraRS2, whole genome shotgun sequence, a single window of DNA contains:
- the LOC102703366 gene encoding elongation factor 1-alpha-like yields the protein MGKEKTHINIVVIGHVDSGKSTTTGHLIYKLGGIDKRVIERFEKEAAEMNKRSFKYAWVLDKLKAERERGITIDIALWKFETTKYYCTVIDAPGHRDFIKNMITGTSQADCAVLIIDSTTGGFEAGISKDGQTREHALLAFTLGVKQMICCCNKMDATTPKYSKARYDEIVKEVSSYLKKVGYNPDKIPFVPISGFEGDNMIERSTNLDWYKGPTLLEALDQINEPKRPSDKPLRLPLQDVYKIGGIGTVPVGRVETGILKPGMVVTFGPSGLTTEVKSVEMHHEALQEALPGDNVGFNVKNVAVKDLKRGYVASNSKDDPAKEAASFTSQVIIMNHPGQIGNGYAPVLDCHTSHIAVKFAELVTKIDRRSGKELEKEPKFLKNGDAGMVKMIPTKPMVVETFSEYPPLGRFAVRDMRQTVAVGVIKNVEKKDPTGAKVTKAAAKKK from the exons ATGGGTAAGGAGAAGACGCACATCAACATTGTGGTCATTGGCCATGTCGACTCCGGCAAGTCGACCACCACCGGCCACCTGATCTACAAGCTTGGAGGCATCGACAAGCGGGTGATCGAGAGGTTCGAGAAGGAGGCCGCTGAGATGAACAAGAGGTCGTTCAAGTACGCGTGGGTGCTTGACAAGCTGAAGGCGGAGCGTGAGCGCGGTATCACCATCGACATTGCCCTGTGGAAGTTCGAGACCACCAAGTACTACTGCACGGTCATCGATGCCCCCGGACACCGTGACTTCATCAAGAACATGATTACTGGTACCTCCCAGGCTGACTGTGCCGTGCTCATCATTGACTCCACCACTGGTGGTTTTGAGGCTGGTATCTCCAAGGATGGCCAGACCCGTGAGCATGCCCTTCTTGCTTTCACTCTTGGAGTGAAGCAGATGATCTGCTGCTGCAACAAG atGGATGCCACCACTCCCAAGTACTCCAAGGCCCGTTATGATGAAATTGTGAAGGAAGTCTCTTCATACCTGAAGAAGGTCGGCTACAACCCTGACAAAATCCCCTTCGTTCCCATCTCTGGTTTCGAGGGTGACAATATGATTGAGAGGTCCACCAACCTTGACTGGTACAAGGGCCCAACCCTCCTGGAGGCTCTTGACCAGATCAACGAGCCCAAGAGGCCGTCCGACAAGCCCCTGCGTCTTCCCCTTCAGGATGTGTACAAGATTGGTGGTATTGGAACTGTGCCTGTGGGTCGTGTTGAGACTGGTATCCTCAAGCCTGGTATGGTTGTCACTTTTGGTCCCAGCGGCTTGACCACTGAGGTTAAGTCTGTTGAGATGCACCATGAGGCTCTCCAGGAGGCCCTTCCTGGTGACAACGTTGGGTTCAACGTCAAGAACGTTGCAGTCAAGGATCTGAAGCGTGGTTATGTAGCTTCCAACTCCAAGGATGACCCTGCCAAGGAAGCTGCCAGCTTCACCTCCCAGGTCATCATCATGAACCACCCTGGGCAGATCGGCAATGGCTACGCCCCAGTGCTGGACTGCCACACCTCCCACATTGCTGTGAAGTTCGCTGAGCTGGTGACCAAGATTGACAGACGATCTGGTAAGGAGCTGGAGAAGGAGCCCAAGTTCCTGAAGAACGGTGATGCTGGTATGGTGAAGATGATTCCCACCAAGCCCATGGTGGTGGAGACCTTCTCTGAGTACCCTCCTCTTGGCCGTTTCGCCGTCCGTGACATGAGGCAGACGGTTGCTGTTGGTGTCATCAAGAACGTGGAGAAGAAGGACCCAACCGGTGCCAAGGTCACCAAGGCTGCTGCCAAGAAGAAATGA
- the LOC102703650 gene encoding glycine cleavage system H protein 2, mitochondrial, which translates to MAMAASRSLWASRAASYLKISAFPRAFSTVLKDLKYADTHEWVKVEGDSATVGITDHAQHHLGDVVYVELPEVGSSVSQGKNFGAVESVKATSDINSPVSGEVVAVNDVLSDEPGLVNTSPYESGWIIKVKVSDSGELNSLMDDGKYSKFCEEEDSKH; encoded by the exons ATGGCGATGGCCGCCTCCAGGTCGCTCTGGGCttcccgcgccgcctcctacCTCAAGATCTCAGCTTTCCCGAGGGCCTTCTCCACCg TGCTGAAGGATCTGAAGTATGCTGACACTCATGAATGGGTTAAGGTTGAAGGGGATTCAGCAACCGTCGGGATTACAGACCACGCTCAG CACCACTTGGGCGATGTTGTGTATGTTGAGCTTCCGGAAGTTGGGAGCAGTGTGTCCCAGGGAAAGAACTTTGGTGCTGTTGAAAGTGTGAAGGCAACCAGTGATATCAACTCGCCAGTATCTGGAGAGGTGGTCGCCGTGAACGATGTGCTAAGCGATGAACCTGGATTG GTCAATACAAGTCCATATGAGAGTGGGTGGATTATCAAGGTCAAAGTTAGCGATTCAGGTGAGCTCAATTCGCTGATGGATGATGGCAAGTACTCAAAATTCTGCGAGGAAGAAGACAGTAAGCATTGA